The Verrucomicrobium spinosum DSM 4136 = JCM 18804 DNA segment CACCACGTCTTCAGGCCCGGCGGGCTCGGAGGAGTACACCACCAGATGCACTGGCTTGGGATCATAGGTGCCGCTGGGGGCGAGTGGGTGAGGGCAGGTGTTAAGCACAACAAGCGTGTTCAGCCCGGCACGCAGATCCACGTGGGCACCTGCTTTGGCGTGAGATTCGTCAAAGTGCAGACCACCCGTATCGTCCACGGTCACTTTGCTGAAGAAGTTTGCATTCGGCACCAGATCCTTGGCACCCAGTCCATATTTGCCCAGCTCCACCAGAAAACTGTCCCTCCCGTTCCGGTGGTACTTGTTGCGGTGCTCCTGAAAGCTCGCCTTGCCATACTTCCGCTCCACCAGGGGGGCCGTGCTATGCCCGCAGATCGTGTCGTGCCAGCCGCTGGTGTCGTCTGTGATGGAAACAAGAATGCGCCCCATGTCCGAGTACAACGCACGACCGGTCGTCAGATAGGCCACGTGCTGGGCCTTGAGCGTGTCAGACATGTTGTAGCGCTCCACCATCAACTCAAAGTTGAAAAACAGGGCCGACACATTGGTGCCGCCGTGAGGATCAATGATGCGCATGGTGCTGCCGCGCTTCAGCACATGCGACCAACTGGCACCGCCGAGCACGACCTCGCGGAAACGGACTTTGTCTTCTGGGATGTCTGGGGTGGGGGAGAACATGGGGAATGCGGAGGGTGGAATTTGGAAATCGGAATGGAGGGAGCGAGCTAGGCGGACTCGGCGGCGGGGGGCGTCGTGCGACGGATCTTCTTCTTCTGATGGGCAGAGGAGGAGGATTCCCCGGCCTCGTGGAGCGGAGGCAGCAGG contains these protein-coding regions:
- a CDS encoding urea amidolyase associated protein UAAP1, with the protein product MFSPTPDIPEDKVRFREVVLGGASWSHVLKRGSTMRIIDPHGGTNVSALFFNFELMVERYNMSDTLKAQHVAYLTTGRALYSDMGRILVSITDDTSGWHDTICGHSTAPLVERKYGKASFQEHRNKYHRNGRDSFLVELGKYGLGAKDLVPNANFFSKVTVDDTGGLHFDESHAKAGAHVDLRAGLNTLVVLNTCPHPLAPSGTYDPKPVHLVVYSSEPAGPEDVVRKFRPENDRGLILTDRYFM